The Brassica napus cultivar Da-Ae chromosome C7, Da-Ae, whole genome shotgun sequence genome has a segment encoding these proteins:
- the LOC106352090 gene encoding peptidyl-prolyl cis-trans isomerase Pin1: MSSRDQVKASHILIKHQGSRRKASWKDPEGKVIMTTTREAAAEQLKSIREDILSGKANFEDVATRVSDCSSAKRGGDLGPFGRGQMQKPFEEATYALKVGDISEIVDTDSGVHIIKRTA, translated from the exons ATGTCGTCGAGAGACCAAGTAAAGGCGTCGCACATTCTGATCAAGCATCAGGGATCTCGCAGGAAGGCGTCGTGGAAGGATCCGGAAGGAAAGGTCATTATGACCACTACGAGAGAAGCAGCCGCCGAGCAGCTTAAATCGATCCGTGAAGACATCCTCTCTGGCAAAGCTAACTTCGAGGATGTGGCCACTCGTGTTTCCGACTGTAGCTCCGCTAAACGCGGCGGCGATCTAG GACCCTTTGGGCGAGGTCAAATGCAGAAGCCGTTTGAGGAAGCAACATACGCACTGAAGGTGGGAGATATAAGCGAGATTGTGGACACAGACAGTGGAGTCCATATCATAAAGAGAACGGCTTGA